A single genomic interval of Ramlibacter pinisoli harbors:
- a CDS encoding galactose oxidase-like domain-containing protein, protein MSQSAINGQWTRLRDLPISPVHNVYLPNGTIMMVGRFQNQALWDPVNQFIEVLSNPNYDLFCAGHAYLPDGRVLLAGGHRADFVGLAQASIYDPKTNSWTRAPDMNAGRWYPTVTGLPNGDALVTSGTIAGDGDANPLPQVYQHATNSWRNLTTAQLSQPMYPMMFVTPDGRVVDTGPGTTTRALDVSGTGRWSFVADHIDRFRDYGTAVMYTPGKILVVGGGDPPLASAEVIDLAAPAPAWRMVAPMSVPRRHHTGTLLPDGTVLVTGGTSGPGHNDASAAVLHAELWNPATETWTSLASGSVPRLYHSAALLLADGRVAVVGGERGAADVTTQVELFSPPYLFKGSRPAFSGAPAQLGYGQRFTVQSAQAAGIAKVTLIRLSAVTHAFNMDQRLNVLPFTARTGALDITAPGSGNLAPPGFYMLFLVNANGVPSVGSIVQVGGA, encoded by the coding sequence ATGTCGCAGAGCGCCATCAACGGCCAGTGGACCCGGCTGCGGGACCTGCCCATCTCGCCGGTCCACAACGTGTACCTGCCCAACGGCACGATCATGATGGTGGGCCGCTTCCAGAACCAGGCCCTCTGGGACCCCGTGAACCAGTTCATCGAGGTCCTGTCGAACCCCAACTACGACCTGTTCTGCGCCGGCCACGCCTACCTCCCGGATGGGCGCGTGCTGCTGGCCGGTGGCCACCGCGCCGATTTCGTCGGCCTGGCCCAGGCCTCGATCTACGACCCCAAGACCAACAGCTGGACCCGGGCGCCCGACATGAATGCGGGCCGCTGGTACCCCACGGTGACGGGGCTCCCCAACGGCGATGCGCTGGTCACGTCAGGAACGATCGCCGGCGACGGGGACGCGAACCCGCTGCCACAGGTGTACCAGCACGCCACCAACAGCTGGCGCAACCTCACGACCGCGCAGCTGAGCCAGCCGATGTACCCGATGATGTTCGTCACGCCCGACGGGCGGGTGGTGGACACCGGCCCGGGCACGACGACCCGCGCGCTGGATGTGAGCGGCACGGGCCGCTGGTCGTTCGTGGCCGACCACATCGACCGATTCCGTGACTACGGCACGGCGGTCATGTACACGCCCGGCAAGATCCTGGTGGTCGGGGGCGGCGACCCGCCGCTGGCCTCGGCCGAAGTCATCGACCTGGCCGCGCCGGCGCCGGCGTGGCGCATGGTCGCCCCGATGTCCGTCCCCCGGCGGCACCACACCGGCACCCTGCTGCCCGACGGGACGGTGCTGGTGACCGGTGGAACCTCGGGACCGGGGCATAACGACGCCAGCGCGGCGGTGCTGCACGCGGAATTGTGGAATCCCGCCACCGAAACCTGGACCTCCCTGGCCAGCGGCAGCGTGCCCCGGCTGTACCACTCCGCGGCGTTGCTCCTGGCCGATGGGCGGGTGGCCGTGGTGGGTGGCGAGCGCGGCGCCGCCGACGTCACCACCCAGGTCGAGCTCTTCTCGCCGCCCTACCTGTTCAAGGGGTCCCGCCCGGCCTTCAGCGGCGCGCCGGCGCAGTTGGGCTACGGCCAGCGGTTCACGGTGCAAAGCGCCCAGGCGGCCGGCATTGCCAAGGTCACGCTCATCCGGCTGTCGGCGGTCACGCATGCGTTCAACATGGACCAGCGCCTGAACGTGCTGCCGTTCACGGCGCGCACGGGGGCGCTGGACATCACGGCGCCGGGCAGCGGGAACCTGGCGCCGCCGGGCTTCTACATGCTGTTCCTCGTCAATGCCAACGGCGTGCCGTCGGTCGGCAGCATCGTTCAGGTGGGTGGCGCCTGA
- a CDS encoding class II aldolase/adducin family protein, translated as MSSVLHRPSGKAEPRPLADGRISIYQPQQQGLVYPELPSFDDVAAERRHRQERLVAACRAFAIEGFDYGFAGHLTVRDPEQPQLYWTNPMCVHFAQVKLSNLILADHKGQVVQGRHAINRAGFVLHAAVHEAHPDIVAMCHAHTVYGTAFAALGRPLDPISQDAAAFFEDHVVIRSEAGQVAVEERAGVAVGDWFRGVKAAIHQNHGLLTASRHSIEAAAFWFIALERCCRQQLMVEATGHQPMLVPPDRARYSREHVGSEYIGWLHFQPIFEHLAATQPDLFD; from the coding sequence ATGTCCTCCGTCCTCCATCGTCCCTCCGGCAAGGCCGAACCTCGTCCGCTGGCCGACGGGCGCATCTCGATCTACCAGCCCCAGCAGCAGGGCCTGGTCTATCCGGAGCTTCCGTCGTTCGACGACGTCGCCGCGGAGCGCCGCCACCGGCAGGAGCGGCTGGTCGCTGCCTGCCGCGCCTTCGCCATCGAGGGCTTCGACTACGGCTTTGCCGGCCACCTCACCGTGCGCGACCCCGAGCAGCCGCAGCTGTACTGGACCAATCCCATGTGCGTCCACTTCGCCCAGGTGAAGCTGTCGAACCTGATCCTCGCCGACCACAAGGGGCAGGTCGTGCAGGGCCGGCACGCCATCAACCGTGCCGGCTTCGTGCTGCACGCCGCGGTGCACGAGGCGCATCCCGACATCGTGGCCATGTGCCACGCGCACACGGTCTACGGCACGGCGTTCGCGGCGCTGGGCCGGCCGCTGGATCCGATCTCCCAGGATGCCGCCGCCTTCTTCGAGGACCATGTCGTCATCCGCAGCGAAGCCGGCCAGGTGGCCGTGGAAGAGCGGGCCGGGGTCGCGGTGGGCGACTGGTTCAGGGGCGTGAAGGCGGCCATCCACCAGAACCACGGCCTGCTGACGGCCAGCCGGCACAGCATCGAGGCCGCCGCGTTCTGGTTCATCGCGCTGGAGCGCTGCTGCCGCCAGCAGCTGATGGTGGAAGCCACCGGCCACCAACCCATGCTGGTGCCCCCGGATCGCGCCCGCTACAGCCGGGAGCACGTGGGCTCGGAATACATCGGCTGGCTGCACTTCCAGCCGATCTTCGAGCACCTCGCTGCGACGCAGCCGGACCTGTTCGACTGA